One Mustelus asterias chromosome 10, sMusAst1.hap1.1, whole genome shotgun sequence DNA window includes the following coding sequences:
- the gpr18 gene encoding N-arachidonyl glycine receptor: protein MQAQNRNLSDLQPLEFRIGAIIFYSIVFIIGLAVNVTAIWVFSCTTKKGTSVNIYMTNVALLDLIFVILLPFRIVYYGKNYWPFGDVFCRINAALTIFYPSIALWLLAFISVDRYMAVVQPKHSKELRHIGKAAASCIGIWIMTTVSVLPFMFSKNDPDTVSNFTTCLKMLDIIHLKEANSVNFVRVIFFFLLPLFIMIGCYCTIINSLLKGKTSKLKPKTKEKSIKIIVTLIIQVLVCFVPYHICFVLLLLQSGHTDFNPWAAFTTFLMNLSTCLDMILYYIVSKHFQARVISVIYYRNYLRSVRRKSFRTGSFRSLSNINISDM from the coding sequence ATGCAAGCACAGAACAGGAACCTCTCGGACCTGCAGCCCCTGGAGTTCAGAATAGGAGCGATTATCTTCTACAGTATTGTTTTCATAATTGGGCTGGCTGTTAATGTGACTGCAATCTGGGTCTTCAGCTGCACCACCAAGAAAGGCACCTCTGTGAACATATACATGACCAATGTCGCTCTGCTGGACCTCATCTTCGTAATCCTGCTGCCTTTCCGTATTGTCTACTACGGGAAGAATTATTGGCCCTTTGGGGATGTCTTCTGCCGTATCAATGCTGCCCTCACCATATTTTACCCCAGTATTGCCCTCTGGCTTTTAGCCTTCATCAGTGTCGACCGTTACATGGCAGTGGTCCAACCCAAACACAGCAAGGAGCTGCGCCATATCGGCAAAGCTGCGGCAAGCTGCATTGGAATATGGATAATGACCACTGTGTCTGTTCTGCCTTTTATGTTTTCAAAGAACGACCCCGACACAGTCTCTAACTTCACCACCTGCCTAAAAATGCTCGACATCATTCACCTGAAGGAAGCCAACAGTGTGAACTTTGTCCGGGTGATTTTCTTCTTCCTCCTGCCCCTTTTCATCATGATAGGATGCTACTGCACCATCATCAACAGTCTCCTTAAAGGAAAGACATCCAAACTGAagccaaaaacaaaagaaaaatccaTCAAAATAATTGTGACACTCATTATTCAAGTGCTGGTTTGTTTTGTTCCCTATCACATTTGCTTTGTTTTATTACTGTTACAAAGCGGCCACACCGATTTCAATCCCTGGGCGGCCTTCACTACATTCCTGATGAACCTCAGCACTTGCCTCGACATGATCCTGTACTATATCGTGTCAAAGCACTTTCAGGCCAGAGTCATCAGCGTCATCTACTATCGGAACTACCTGCGGAGCGTACGACGGAAAAGCTTTCGCACCGGAAGTTTCCGTTCACTCAGCAACATCAATATCAGTGATATGTAA